The proteins below are encoded in one region of Silene latifolia isolate original U9 population chromosome 2, ASM4854445v1, whole genome shotgun sequence:
- the LOC141640856 gene encoding uncharacterized protein LOC141640856 produces MVINKFLLDNNVGIFGLIETKIKPNNVNKAVNIFNNWSISTNSACHPGGRIWILWQANNYDVQFIEYDPQYIHMQITQKPENVSFNWTVVYAFNDSKDRESLWNNLNRIAGYTQGPWAVAGDFNCVLTADERIGGVFSRTDAEPFLNCIHQCELIDSPAMGAMYTGNNKQCPADRVYSKLDRWLINQEWQISYPDLIAQFLPEGLFDHTPCLVSNGSQQIAKVKPFKYFNMWSRALNFHEGVQEGWQCHNKGTKMFELVKKLKNLKPFLRGLNKSQFSDIEKNADIALTKLSRNSFIQFYTVLLGRSNPTVAVSKRVMSYGNKCEASHVQQLMCPVTNYEIKNVLFSIPNDKAPGPDGYSSQFFKASWDQIGVDFCEAIQNFSKWPIIETD; encoded by the exons ATGGTTATAAATAAATTCCTATTAGATAATAATGTTGGTATCTTTGGTTTAATTGAGACTAAAATCAAGCCAAATAATGTGAATAAAGCCGTGAATATTTTTAATAATTGGAGCATTTCTACTAACTCTGCCTGTCATCCTGGTGGGCGTATTTGGATTCTTTGGCAAGCCAACAATTATGATGTTCAGTTCATAGAATATGATCCCCAGTATATTCATATGCAGATCACTCAAAAGCCTGAGAATGTGAGTTTTAACTGGACTGTAGTTTATGCCTTTAATGATAGTAAGGATAGGGAGTCTCTTTGGAATAACTTGAATCGTATTGCTGGATATACTCAAGGGCCTTGGGCAGTGGCAGGAGATTTTAATTGTGTCCTTACTGCAGATGAGAGGATTGGAGGAGTTTTTTCTAGAACTGATGCTGAGCCTTTTCTGAATTGCATTCATCAGTGTGAATTGATAGATAGTCCTGCCATGGGAGCAATGTACACCGGGAATAATAAACAATGCCCTGCAGACAGGGTGTACAGTAAATTGGATAGATGGCTTATAAACCAGGAGTGGCAAATTTCTTACCCTGATTTGATTGCTCAATTTCTTCCTGAGGGTCTTTTTGATCACACTCCTTGTTTGGTGAGCAATGGTAGCCAGCAGATAGCTAAGGTTAAGCCTTTTAAGTATTTCAATATGTGGAGTAGGGCTCTTAACTTTCATGAAGGGGTGCAGGAAGGATGGCAATGTCATAATAAAGGCACAAAAATGTTTGAGTTAGTGAAAAAGCTAAAAAACCTGAAACCTTTCTTGAGAGGATTGAACAAATCTCAGTTCTCTGATATTGAGAAGAATGCTGATATAGCTCTCACCAAGCTCTCTCGG AACAGTTTCATTCAATTCTATACTGTTCTTCTTGGGAGGAGTAATCCTACTGTGGCAGTTAGCAAGAGGGTTATGAGTTATGGGAACAAATGTGAAGCATCTCATGTTCAGCAGCTGATGTGTCCTGTGACTAATTATGAGATTAAGAATGTGCTTTTTAGCATCCCTAATGACAAGGCTCCTGGCCCGGATGGCTACTCTAGCCAGTTCTTCAAAGCTAGTTGGGATCAGATTGGAGTGGATTTTTGTGAGGCCATCCAGAATTTTTCGAAATGGCCGATTATTGAAACAGATTGA